Proteins co-encoded in one Desulfitobacterium hafniense DCB-2 genomic window:
- the gyrA gene encoding DNA gyrase subunit A, with product MSIPEENITQRSLEEVLPESYLGYSKHVILQRAVPDVRDGLKPVHRRIIYAMDELGMTPDKPYSKSARLVGDCMGKYHPHGDSSIYDAAVRMAQPWATRYPLIDGQGNFGSIDGDGAAAMRYTEMRMTHLSQLMTQDIEKDVIPFKPNYDQREKEPIVLPSPFPNLLVNGGSGIAVGMASNIPPHNLREVVAALILQIDNPHVTLEQLMEKVKGPDFPTGGLIIGSQGFTEAYRSGRGKVTMRGKAIIESGKNGKSLIVITEIPFQVSKSTLAAKIEAQSENGKIEGISEVRDESDREGIRLVVECKKDADPKRILKLLYKYTQLQETFGIINLVISEEGTPRVLGLKEINHSYLQHRREVVLRRTEYELAKAKARAHILEGLVIAINNLDEVLQIIRSSKTPALAKAGLITRFEFSEVQAQAILDMKLQHLTNLELDGIRKEYAEILKLIAELESILADINKVYTIIKNELKQIADQYGDERRTLILPEDVGDEVDYSAFEEPEKPMEVLLTRKGFIKQIPTPTRRSQINAIAFAFKDGDVLLEHVSCTSKDTLYFFTHSGKYYDAKAKLVAEAGAKEKGRAVNNLFPLPEEERIVAMVSLREEKEGQYFVFVTKDGQVMRSPVKDFLNARTAEAMGLKEQDEIVKVFLSAGEGELFLASLQGQAIRFAEAEVNPMGRKSRGVKGMTLNEGDYVVDALLIQPGADGETGDLITVTEQGYVKRTSLEEYKPQGRAGRGIAIAKIDAEKTGYLVSLIQVGPKEDKLLHIIQAGGAVTGVEAQSLKRESRVKSGAGLVNVIINDYIVHVL from the coding sequence ATGAGTATTCCAGAAGAAAATATAACCCAGCGCTCCTTGGAAGAGGTGCTGCCGGAGAGTTATTTAGGCTATTCCAAACATGTCATCCTGCAGCGGGCTGTTCCCGATGTCCGGGACGGCCTCAAACCGGTGCACCGGCGGATTATTTACGCCATGGATGAATTGGGCATGACTCCTGATAAACCCTACAGCAAATCCGCCCGCCTGGTGGGGGACTGCATGGGAAAATATCACCCCCATGGGGATTCCTCCATCTATGATGCTGCGGTGCGCATGGCCCAGCCTTGGGCTACCCGCTATCCTTTGATTGACGGGCAGGGGAATTTTGGCTCCATCGACGGGGATGGGGCGGCGGCCATGCGTTATACGGAGATGCGCATGACCCATCTCTCCCAACTGATGACCCAGGATATCGAGAAAGACGTCATTCCCTTCAAGCCTAATTATGATCAGCGTGAAAAAGAGCCCATTGTCCTGCCCAGCCCCTTCCCGAATCTCCTAGTGAACGGCGGCTCGGGAATCGCTGTGGGCATGGCCAGCAATATCCCTCCCCATAACCTGCGGGAGGTGGTAGCCGCCCTGATCCTCCAGATCGATAATCCTCATGTCACTTTAGAACAGTTGATGGAAAAGGTGAAAGGACCTGATTTTCCCACCGGAGGACTGATTATCGGTTCCCAGGGCTTTACCGAGGCTTACCGGAGCGGCCGGGGCAAAGTGACGATGCGGGGCAAAGCCATCATCGAGTCCGGGAAAAACGGCAAAAGCCTGATCGTGATTACCGAGATTCCTTTTCAAGTTTCCAAATCCACCCTGGCCGCCAAGATCGAAGCGCAATCGGAAAACGGCAAGATCGAAGGGATCAGTGAAGTACGGGATGAATCGGATCGGGAAGGGATCCGCCTGGTGGTGGAGTGCAAAAAGGATGCCGATCCCAAACGGATCTTGAAGCTCCTCTATAAATATACCCAGCTCCAGGAAACCTTTGGCATCATCAACCTGGTGATCAGCGAAGAAGGAACACCCCGGGTATTGGGATTAAAGGAGATTAACCACTCCTATCTTCAGCATCGCCGGGAAGTCGTCCTGCGCAGAACAGAATATGAACTGGCCAAAGCCAAAGCCCGGGCACATATCCTGGAAGGCTTGGTTATCGCTATCAATAATCTGGATGAAGTCCTGCAGATCATCCGTTCCAGTAAAACCCCGGCCCTGGCCAAGGCCGGCTTGATCACCCGGTTTGAGTTCTCTGAAGTTCAGGCTCAGGCCATCCTGGATATGAAGCTTCAGCATCTGACCAATCTTGAGCTGGATGGTATCCGCAAGGAATATGCAGAGATTCTGAAACTGATCGCTGAACTGGAGAGCATTTTGGCTGATATTAACAAAGTCTATACCATCATCAAAAATGAGCTTAAACAGATCGCTGATCAATACGGTGATGAGCGCCGCACCCTGATTCTTCCCGAGGATGTGGGAGATGAAGTGGATTACAGCGCCTTTGAAGAACCGGAAAAACCCATGGAAGTCTTGTTGACCAGGAAGGGCTTCATCAAGCAGATTCCGACCCCAACCCGGAGAAGCCAGATCAATGCCATTGCTTTTGCCTTTAAGGACGGAGATGTACTCTTGGAACATGTATCCTGCACATCAAAGGATACTCTCTATTTCTTCACCCACAGCGGCAAATACTATGATGCCAAGGCCAAATTAGTTGCTGAAGCGGGAGCCAAGGAGAAGGGCAGAGCCGTCAACAACCTGTTCCCCTTGCCTGAAGAGGAGCGCATCGTGGCCATGGTTTCCTTGAGAGAAGAGAAAGAAGGGCAGTATTTTGTCTTTGTCACCAAGGACGGGCAGGTCATGAGAAGTCCGGTCAAGGATTTCCTTAATGCCAGAACTGCCGAGGCCATGGGCTTAAAGGAACAGGATGAAATCGTTAAGGTCTTCCTCAGCGCAGGCGAAGGAGAGCTGTTCCTAGCCAGCCTGCAGGGACAGGCCATCCGCTTTGCCGAGGCTGAAGTTAACCCCATGGGCCGGAAATCCCGGGGGGTTAAAGGAATGACCTTGAACGAAGGGGATTATGTGGTGGATGCCCTCCTGATTCAACCCGGGGCAGACGGGGAGACCGGAGATCTGATCACCGTTACTGAACAGGGTTATGTTAAACGAACTTCCCTTGAGGAATACAAGCCTCAGGGCCGGGCCGGCCGGGGCATCGCCATTGCCAAAATCGATGCTGAAAAGACCGGGTATCTGGTCTCTCTGATCCAGGTTGGGCCTAAGGAGGATAAGCTCCTGCACATCATCCAGGCCGGCGGGGCAGTGACCGGCGTCGAAGCCCAATCCCTGAAGAGGGAGTCCAGAGTCAAGAGCGGGGCAGGGTTGGTCAATGTGATCATCAATGATTATATCGTGCATGTCCTATGA
- a CDS encoding alpha/beta fold hydrolase, giving the protein MTIVTVLCLLWAGFVYQLISVKYESKKYQPDGQMIEVEGHKMHIYAQGEGNPTVVMTVGLGSPSAVVDYYRVLEGLSHYTRAVVYEIPGYGWSEKSTTPRAIEQMTKELYLLLEKSGETPPYVLVGHSMGSLEILHFAQTYPGLVAGVVLVDGGSPEYYRTVKFSTALKAVIHGTRLVTRLGVIRIFGNAATSLGISTMTYFPKDMRNKAKAKFYSNWFNDNSIQELKQLNRNAAIVESNGPIGDIPFVLLSSEKSSKGVPGWDETQKKLLAWSANSRMKVIQGTSHSMHFNHPEAIVKEIVQVVSPNRQ; this is encoded by the coding sequence ATGACTATCGTAACAGTGCTTTGTTTGCTATGGGCAGGCTTTGTTTACCAGCTGATTTCGGTTAAGTATGAGAGTAAAAAATATCAGCCTGATGGTCAAATGATCGAGGTTGAAGGCCATAAAATGCATATCTATGCCCAAGGGGAAGGAAACCCAACCGTGGTGATGACTGTGGGTTTGGGTTCGCCATCGGCTGTAGTAGATTATTACAGAGTCCTGGAAGGTCTTTCCCACTATACCAGAGCAGTTGTTTATGAAATACCGGGCTATGGGTGGAGCGAAAAATCAACCACCCCCAGAGCCATCGAACAAATGACTAAGGAGCTTTATCTGCTCCTCGAAAAAAGCGGTGAAACGCCACCTTATGTTTTAGTGGGGCATTCTATGGGCTCATTGGAGATTCTTCATTTTGCCCAAACCTATCCAGGCTTGGTCGCCGGCGTGGTATTAGTGGACGGTGGCAGCCCCGAATATTACCGTACAGTTAAATTTTCCACTGCTTTAAAAGCAGTTATTCATGGAACAAGGCTTGTCACAAGACTCGGGGTGATCAGGATTTTCGGAAATGCAGCGACTAGTTTAGGCATCAGCACAATGACGTACTTTCCTAAAGACATGAGGAATAAAGCTAAGGCAAAATTTTATAGCAATTGGTTTAATGACAATAGTATTCAGGAGCTAAAACAACTGAATCGAAACGCGGCCATTGTTGAATCAAACGGGCCCATCGGGGATATACCCTTTGTGCTCTTGTCTTCGGAAAAAAGCAGCAAGGGAGTACCAGGATGGGATGAGACTCAAAAAAAGCTGCTCGCTTGGTCGGCAAACAGCCGCATGAAGGTAATTCAGGGTACGAGTCATAGCATGCATTTTAATCATCCTGAAGCTATAGTGAAAGAAATAGTCCAAGTAGTCAGCCCCAATCGGCAATAA
- a CDS encoding GNAT family N-acetyltransferase, with product MYRKSTLDDCKAAYLLICDMENKELSYDRFETIYRDQINDCRYYCLVCEQDGMVIGLLNIRFEEQLHHGERIAEILEFAIAPLYRNKGIGKKMFAHSCRIARENGCYQIEVACNQLRQDTHRFYIRQGMHNFHFKFSKQLAGDNTPENIIGR from the coding sequence ATGTATAGAAAAAGTACTTTAGATGATTGCAAAGCCGCCTACTTATTAATTTGCGATATGGAAAACAAAGAGCTTTCATATGACAGATTTGAAACAATTTATAGGGATCAGATAAATGATTGCCGCTATTATTGCCTTGTCTGCGAGCAGGACGGTATGGTGATTGGCTTGCTAAATATACGTTTTGAGGAACAGTTGCATCATGGGGAGAGAATAGCGGAAATCCTTGAATTTGCAATTGCCCCTTTATACAGAAACAAAGGCATAGGAAAGAAAATGTTTGCCCACAGTTGCCGGATTGCAAGAGAAAACGGCTGTTATCAAATCGAGGTTGCCTGTAATCAACTGCGCCAAGATACGCATCGTTTTTATATACGACAAGGTATGCACAATTTTCATTTTAAATTCTCCAAACAATTGGCTGGAGATAATACTCCAGAGAATATCATAGGGAGATAA
- a CDS encoding MFS transporter, with amino-acid sequence MSEKKQSLVLLAIFSFAFIAMGVGTITPAIAAIGAAFPQIGFSTLLLVSTIPSLVSIPVAIIGGSIAGKSVKYRTLVLFAALMFTIGGIIPYFINDFTLILVSRAFFGLGLGLIMPLNTALIFNLIPPDKQANIMGINGVVMNIGGIVLQLLGGVFASVQWNYSFLAHGFGLITFLLTLFFLPEPKKHELPAGTADAPAQKLKMPVSIFGWGIAFGVATILYYPSLTNMSSVLETIGANSAVAGIVLMFMTIGGMLAGIVFGKTFKKFGRQTLSFGLFFFVLSQVLFAFSQSVPLFIIGEALMGFGLTLTMTSINMMAGASVHPSQTPMAMSIIVTGMNLGGFLSGYIYAAVMGTLGITTLRFQYYSGIVGFAALLIFFLVLFSMKKPAAPVGPSQASSH; translated from the coding sequence ATGAGCGAGAAGAAACAATCTCTAGTATTATTGGCCATTTTTTCATTTGCGTTTATCGCGATGGGCGTTGGGACGATTACACCTGCCATAGCTGCGATTGGAGCAGCCTTTCCCCAGATTGGTTTCAGCACTTTATTATTAGTTTCCACAATTCCTTCCCTTGTTTCAATTCCGGTAGCGATTATCGGCGGCAGCATTGCCGGCAAATCGGTTAAGTACAGAACTTTAGTGCTCTTTGCAGCCCTGATGTTCACCATTGGCGGTATAATTCCCTATTTCATAAATGATTTTACTCTGATCCTGGTATCCAGAGCCTTCTTTGGTTTAGGGCTCGGTCTGATCATGCCCCTTAATACCGCTTTGATTTTCAATCTTATCCCACCGGATAAGCAGGCCAATATTATGGGAATCAACGGCGTGGTCATGAATATCGGCGGGATTGTCCTGCAATTGCTGGGTGGCGTTTTTGCTTCAGTTCAATGGAATTACAGCTTCCTGGCCCACGGTTTTGGTTTAATCACATTTTTGCTCACTTTATTCTTCCTGCCCGAACCTAAAAAGCATGAACTTCCTGCAGGTACGGCAGATGCCCCGGCCCAAAAACTAAAAATGCCTGTTTCCATCTTTGGCTGGGGAATTGCCTTTGGAGTCGCCACCATCCTCTACTACCCATCTCTGACCAATATGTCTTCTGTTCTTGAAACTATCGGAGCCAATTCCGCAGTGGCCGGGATCGTCTTAATGTTCATGACCATAGGCGGCATGCTGGCAGGAATAGTTTTTGGCAAAACCTTTAAAAAGTTTGGCCGGCAGACTCTCAGTTTCGGCCTGTTCTTTTTCGTCTTATCCCAAGTCCTCTTTGCCTTCAGCCAGAGTGTGCCCCTCTTTATTATCGGTGAAGCGCTGATGGGATTTGGCTTGACTCTCACCATGACCTCCATCAATATGATGGCCGGAGCCTCCGTACACCCCAGCCAGACCCCGATGGCCATGTCCATTATTGTCACCGGCATGAACCTGGGCGGTTTCCTTTCCGGCTATATCTACGCTGCCGTTATGGGAACCTTGGGTATCACAACCCTGAGATTCCAATATTACAGCGGCATAGTCGGGTTTGCGGCTCTCCTGATCTTCTTTTTGGTTCTCTTTTCAATGAAAAAACCGGCAGCGCCGGTTGGTCCTTCCCAGGCAAGTTCTCATTAG
- the amrS gene encoding AmmeMemoRadiSam system radical SAM enzyme yields the protein MIWRYRSSMEEKTASCLLCPQHCRLRSGQTGRCHVRGNQGNGVEPLNYGEAASWHLDPIEKKPLFHFYPGSRIFSVGGFGCNLNCTFCQNYEISQSRQKGLRVTPEELARQARGSLGLCFTYSEPTTWFEMIRDTAPLVRQNGGKVVLVSNGTIASRYIEELIPFLDAVNIDIKAFTEEFYQKFCGGRLSWVLDTVERLAGRVHLEITTLVIPDANDDPREIRELGRWLRQLDTPLAWHLSRFFPAYQLNTPPTDPQQLRKLWELAREEVEYVYLGNIAGGGTTFCPQCGQKVILRENYEIRNLLHNGKCPACGRGIFGVGL from the coding sequence ATGATCTGGAGGTATCGGTCGTCCATGGAAGAAAAAACTGCAAGCTGCCTGCTTTGCCCTCAGCATTGCCGGCTTCGTTCAGGACAAACCGGGCGTTGCCATGTGCGGGGGAATCAAGGGAATGGTGTGGAACCCCTTAATTACGGGGAAGCGGCATCCTGGCATCTTGATCCCATCGAGAAGAAACCTTTGTTTCATTTTTATCCGGGAAGCCGGATCTTCTCCGTGGGCGGCTTCGGCTGCAACCTTAATTGCACCTTCTGTCAAAACTATGAAATCTCCCAATCCCGGCAAAAAGGATTGAGGGTTACACCGGAGGAGCTGGCCAGGCAAGCCCGGGGCTCTCTGGGGTTATGCTTTACCTATTCAGAACCGACCACTTGGTTTGAAATGATCCGGGACACAGCCCCCCTGGTCCGGCAAAATGGCGGCAAGGTGGTTCTGGTCAGCAACGGCACCATCGCTTCCCGGTACATCGAAGAGCTGATTCCTTTCCTTGATGCTGTCAATATCGACATTAAGGCCTTTACAGAAGAATTCTACCAAAAGTTCTGCGGCGGCAGGCTGTCCTGGGTTCTGGACACGGTGGAGCGCCTGGCCGGCCGCGTTCATCTGGAGATCACGACCTTAGTTATACCTGATGCCAATGATGATCCCCGGGAGATTCGGGAATTAGGGCGCTGGCTGCGCCAGCTCGATACCCCCCTGGCCTGGCATTTGAGCCGGTTTTTCCCGGCTTATCAACTCAACACCCCGCCTACAGACCCTCAGCAGCTCAGGAAGCTTTGGGAACTGGCCAGAGAAGAAGTGGAGTATGTCTATCTGGGCAATATCGCTGGGGGAGGGACCACTTTTTGTCCCCAATGCGGGCAGAAGGTGATTCTGCGGGAGAACTATGAAATCCGGAACCTTCTCCACAATGGGAAATGCCCTGCTTGCGGCAGGGGTATCTTTGGTGTAGGGCTATAG
- a CDS encoding GNAT family N-acetyltransferase has translation MKSIQLKHGPLIIIREAVKEDAQKVVDYLARIGGESDFLTFGPGELHVSVSDEAALIEESRNAQNKLLLLALADNKVVGCLSFVNGARVRTQHTGEFGVSVSKDYWGEGIGRTMIEELIRWAKDGQTIKKLNLRVRSDHERGIRLYKSFGFVQEGLMTRELMISGKFYDFCCMGLWLD, from the coding sequence ATGAAGTCAATTCAGCTTAAACATGGGCCACTCATTATAATCAGAGAAGCAGTCAAAGAAGATGCTCAGAAAGTAGTTGATTATTTAGCAAGGATTGGCGGAGAATCCGATTTTCTGACCTTCGGGCCTGGCGAGCTGCATGTATCAGTAAGTGATGAGGCAGCCCTGATCGAAGAAAGCCGCAATGCCCAGAATAAGCTGCTGCTCCTTGCCTTAGCTGACAACAAGGTGGTTGGGTGTCTGAGCTTTGTTAATGGGGCCAGGGTACGTACCCAGCATACAGGTGAGTTTGGCGTCTCGGTCTCAAAGGATTATTGGGGAGAAGGAATTGGCCGGACAATGATCGAGGAATTAATTCGCTGGGCCAAGGATGGGCAGACGATTAAGAAACTTAACCTTCGGGTCAGAAGTGATCATGAGCGAGGGATTAGGCTATATAAAAGCTTTGGCTTTGTTCAGGAGGGGTTGATGACCAGAGAACTGATGATTTCAGGCAAGTTCTATGATTTCTGCTGTATGGGGTTATGGCTCGATTAA
- a CDS encoding NlpC/P60 family protein, whose protein sequence is MKKKIVFLLSVMLVMILVSTQTTHAATPLLKVGSRGSAVSTLQSNLQTLGYEVGPIDGIFGAKTKTAVQKFQTASRIQVDGIVGPQTQQALTKALGSKTTALESKSTANPSQKTQAILSTAKNYTGVPYLWGGTTPSGFDCSGFTQYVFEKNGITLPRTSNQQYQIGTSVSFNSLIPGDLVFFNFNSGSVVSHVGIYMGDGQFISATSGKGVITYGFTPYWKNAYVGAKRVY, encoded by the coding sequence TTGAAGAAGAAAATTGTGTTTCTGCTCAGCGTCATGCTTGTGATGATTCTGGTAAGCACTCAAACGACTCATGCCGCTACTCCATTGCTTAAAGTTGGCTCAAGAGGTTCAGCTGTATCGACATTGCAATCAAACTTGCAAACTCTCGGCTATGAGGTGGGCCCCATTGACGGCATCTTTGGTGCCAAGACAAAAACAGCGGTGCAAAAATTCCAAACGGCTTCCCGCATCCAAGTGGACGGAATCGTCGGTCCCCAGACTCAACAGGCCTTGACCAAAGCGCTGGGCTCCAAGACTACAGCACTGGAGTCTAAGAGTACAGCGAATCCTTCCCAAAAAACTCAAGCCATTTTGTCCACGGCCAAGAATTACACAGGTGTTCCTTACCTCTGGGGAGGAACGACACCCTCAGGTTTTGATTGTTCCGGATTTACTCAATATGTGTTTGAGAAAAATGGGATTACTCTTCCACGCACCAGCAATCAGCAATACCAAATCGGAACCTCTGTAAGCTTTAACTCCCTGATACCAGGGGATTTGGTATTCTTTAATTTCAATTCAGGCAGTGTGGTAAGCCATGTGGGGATCTATATGGGAGACGGACAATTTATCAGTGCAACATCTGGTAAAGGTGTCATTACTTATGGCTTTACACCCTATTGGAAAAATGCCTATGTAGGGGCCAAGAGAGTCTATTAA
- a CDS encoding sigma-54-dependent Fis family transcriptional regulator, with translation MLLQEGTNTCFSYLNPGDTIEKAVSIFLDLKIAIIPVLDQEGRLLSIFSHSSLYRAVLAGARSKDRIDPYLITDVVSIANDIPDEQLANFVKMSPVGSVPVLNKEGKVIGLLCKAKMVTTLFRHSEQDLTDLEHTAKELETVKALNETFDTVLNIIRDGIVVVDEKGKITLVNQAMADFLTLPPEEMIGKPIAEIMSSNQLHHVACTGLSQTSEVLTIRGKPLIVSNSPIIKGGKVVGAVGKAVFPHLAEAQELAEKVRCLEHKVTFFQEELQKNRTAQDIMKDMVAESPQMKKLKDEISIVATSTSTVLITGESGTGKEGVAHAIHLGSDRGKGPFIKVNCASIPESLMESEMFGYVGGAFTGAAKNGKPGRIERADGGTLFLDEIGEMPLALQAKLLRVLQDREIERLGSTETIKVNIRILAATNKKLSNAIAKGEFRQDLYYRLNVINLHLPPLRERLEDIEPLTHFFISKFNDILKANVSGITPNAMATLLQYSWPGNIRELENVVERAVNYTRSGLIELIHLPHQIISGNTALGQVMNKKTIRHQDRLGQIERDMIAAALEKAGGNKTKAAKLLNLSRSRLYDKLNKYDLNT, from the coding sequence ATGCTCCTCCAGGAAGGTACGAATACCTGCTTTTCCTATCTGAACCCTGGTGACACCATAGAAAAAGCTGTAAGTATTTTTTTGGATTTAAAGATCGCCATCATTCCTGTTTTAGATCAAGAAGGCCGCTTGTTGAGCATCTTCAGCCACAGCAGCCTTTATCGCGCTGTTTTGGCTGGGGCAAGATCCAAAGATCGGATCGATCCCTACCTTATTACCGATGTCGTAAGTATCGCCAATGACATACCCGACGAACAATTAGCCAATTTCGTGAAAATGAGTCCAGTCGGTTCTGTTCCCGTCCTTAATAAAGAAGGAAAAGTGATCGGACTTTTGTGCAAAGCCAAAATGGTAACGACCTTATTCAGGCATTCCGAACAGGATCTCACGGATTTAGAGCATACAGCCAAGGAATTGGAAACAGTTAAGGCTCTCAATGAAACTTTTGATACCGTTCTTAATATCATCCGTGATGGCATCGTCGTTGTCGATGAAAAAGGAAAGATAACCCTTGTTAATCAAGCCATGGCGGATTTTTTAACCCTCCCTCCCGAAGAGATGATCGGCAAACCCATTGCCGAAATCATGTCGTCAAATCAATTGCATCATGTCGCCTGTACCGGGCTGTCCCAAACCAGTGAAGTATTGACCATACGCGGCAAGCCTTTGATCGTTTCCAACTCGCCCATCATCAAAGGGGGAAAGGTTGTGGGTGCTGTAGGCAAGGCTGTGTTTCCTCACCTTGCCGAGGCTCAGGAACTTGCTGAAAAAGTGCGCTGTTTAGAGCATAAAGTCACGTTTTTCCAGGAAGAATTACAAAAAAACAGGACAGCTCAGGACATCATGAAGGATATGGTTGCCGAAAGTCCCCAAATGAAAAAACTTAAAGATGAAATATCCATCGTCGCTACCAGCACCTCAACCGTGTTAATCACCGGGGAAAGCGGGACCGGCAAAGAAGGGGTGGCTCATGCCATTCATCTTGGCAGCGATCGGGGCAAAGGGCCTTTTATCAAAGTAAATTGTGCGTCCATTCCCGAAAGTCTTATGGAATCAGAAATGTTTGGTTATGTCGGCGGCGCTTTTACAGGTGCGGCGAAGAATGGGAAACCGGGACGCATCGAGCGAGCCGACGGCGGAACCCTTTTCTTAGACGAAATCGGGGAAATGCCCCTGGCTTTGCAGGCGAAATTACTGCGGGTATTACAAGATCGGGAAATTGAACGGCTGGGAAGCACGGAAACAATCAAGGTCAATATTCGTATCTTAGCCGCTACGAATAAGAAATTAAGCAACGCTATTGCGAAAGGGGAATTCCGGCAGGATCTTTACTATCGGTTAAATGTCATCAATCTCCATTTGCCTCCCCTTAGAGAACGCCTTGAGGATATTGAACCTTTGACCCATTTTTTCATCTCTAAATTTAACGATATTCTTAAGGCCAATGTGAGCGGCATCACTCCTAATGCCATGGCAACTTTGCTCCAATATTCATGGCCGGGGAATATCCGCGAATTGGAAAATGTGGTGGAAAGGGCGGTTAACTATACGCGCAGCGGCTTAATCGAATTGATTCACTTACCCCACCAGATTATCAGCGGCAATACTGCCTTAGGTCAGGTAATGAACAAGAAAACGATTCGTCATCAGGATAGACTTGGTCAGATCGAGCGGGATATGATCGCTGCCGCTCTTGAGAAAGCAGGAGGCAACAAGACAAAAGCGGCCAAACTTTTAAACCTCAGCCGTTCAAGGCTTTACGACAAATTAAATAAATACGATCTTAATACTTAA
- the amrA gene encoding AmmeMemoRadiSam system protein A: MPLVYSIFAPHPPILVPEIGRGEERKCPATLAAYRALAGNLAAARIDTVLLISPHAPLLREGVALFQDEILKGDFAQFGMPQVKLAFANHQPLAGRLAKELPGGVLYSGRLDHGTLVPLYFLREAGWEGKLVVMSMPLADPEGYGNIIRTVLQDYSEPIALVASGDLSHRLKEDGPYGLHPSGPEFDRQIFEGLSRDPSAIKEIPQDLTEEAGECGWRSLRLALAVQQGMPKVFSYEGTFGVGYLVAELYQSSSLPQWARQCLAAYLKTGTTQGLTPPDVPLLKLRRPCFVTLHKEGELRGCIGTTAPYRENLAQEIEHNALAAGKDDPRFWPVEAEELPALTITVDVLGEMEKISGLEELDPWRYGVVVRSRGRTGLLLPRLEGVNTAQEQVTIAKHKAGLGLNEPVEMWRFEVVRYFE, from the coding sequence ATGCCTTTGGTGTATTCAATCTTTGCCCCTCATCCGCCCATTCTGGTGCCCGAGATCGGACGGGGGGAGGAAAGGAAATGCCCGGCTACTCTGGCAGCCTACCGGGCTTTGGCCGGGAATTTAGCGGCAGCCCGAATCGATACCGTTCTGCTTATTTCCCCTCATGCTCCCTTATTGCGGGAGGGGGTGGCCCTTTTTCAGGATGAGATTCTCAAGGGGGATTTTGCCCAGTTTGGGATGCCCCAGGTCAAGCTGGCCTTTGCCAATCATCAGCCTCTGGCCGGAAGGTTAGCCAAAGAACTGCCTGGAGGGGTGCTCTATTCAGGAAGGCTGGATCATGGCACCCTGGTCCCCCTGTATTTTCTGCGGGAAGCAGGCTGGGAGGGCAAGCTGGTGGTTATGAGTATGCCCCTGGCGGACCCTGAAGGCTATGGCAACATCATCCGCACTGTTCTCCAAGACTATTCCGAACCCATTGCCTTGGTGGCCAGCGGCGATCTCTCCCATCGCTTAAAGGAAGATGGTCCCTATGGCCTTCATCCTTCAGGGCCGGAATTTGACCGGCAGATTTTTGAAGGATTATCCAGAGATCCCTCTGCCATCAAAGAGATTCCCCAAGACCTGACCGAGGAAGCGGGGGAATGCGGCTGGCGGAGTCTGCGCCTGGCCTTGGCTGTGCAGCAAGGGATGCCCAAGGTCTTTTCCTATGAAGGAACCTTTGGGGTGGGTTATCTCGTCGCCGAACTCTACCAATCCTCTTCTTTACCCCAATGGGCCAGACAATGCCTGGCAGCCTATCTGAAAACAGGCACGACTCAAGGGCTCACCCCTCCCGATGTTCCCTTGCTGAAGCTGCGGCGGCCCTGTTTTGTAACTCTCCATAAAGAAGGGGAGCTGCGCGGCTGTATTGGCACCACTGCCCCTTACCGGGAAAATCTCGCACAGGAAATTGAGCATAACGCTCTGGCTGCCGGCAAAGATGATCCCCGCTTTTGGCCGGTGGAGGCGGAGGAATTGCCCGCCCTGACGATTACGGTGGATGTCTTGGGGGAGATGGAAAAAATCAGCGGCCTGGAAGAACTTGATCCCTGGCGTTATGGCGTGGTTGTGCGCAGCCGGGGAAGAACAGGACTGCTGCTTCCCCGCTTGGAAGGGGTCAACACAGCCCAGGAGCAGGTGACCATAGCCAAACATAAGGCCGGCTTAGGTCTGAATGAACCCGTGGAAATGTGGCGGTTTGAGGTCGTCCGCTATTTTGAGTAA
- a CDS encoding ACT domain-containing protein: MIKQFNLKVFEEVLGICRLDSNAQVPEWAEGSFLSITRTSDELSIVCSQKHIPQHVKCEGSWRYFRIEGILDFSLIGVLSYLSGLLASQGISIFVISTYDTDYLLIKEQELDKAVAALRAEGHQITIAGG, translated from the coding sequence ATGATAAAACAGTTTAATCTTAAAGTATTTGAAGAAGTTTTAGGGATTTGCCGCTTAGACAGCAATGCCCAAGTACCGGAATGGGCGGAAGGAAGCTTTTTGTCCATAACCAGGACTTCTGATGAATTGTCCATTGTCTGCAGTCAAAAGCACATTCCTCAACATGTTAAATGCGAGGGGAGTTGGCGCTATTTCAGAATTGAAGGGATATTGGATTTTTCGCTGATTGGCGTCCTCTCCTATCTAAGCGGGCTGTTGGCAAGTCAAGGGATTAGCATCTTTGTGATCTCGACTTATGACACCGATTATCTATTGATCAAGGAACAAGAGCTGGATAAAGCCGTTGCTGCCTTGAGGGCAGAAGGTCATCAGATTACCATAGCCGGAGGATAA